A section of the Rossellomorea marisflavi genome encodes:
- a CDS encoding IclR family transcriptional regulator, whose translation MTTQKPYGTVLIKASLILDHLSSSNGPQSLQSIAKETGLTSSTALKILDTLVLIGYVQKDPELKRFSLGPSIIKYALKALSQLDIKQIAQPHLEAFQARTNETVHLGILDHIHVVYVAKIESQNPVCLYSKVGKNIPLYCSAMGKAILADQSDEEIRRYLNSIEMVRMTDNTITTHEGFFDEIEKVRAQGYAFDDSEHENEVFCVGTAITTSGGKNVGAISVSVPTYRLTDEVLQNLIKEVETCRNNILNDLE comes from the coding sequence ATGACCACTCAAAAACCTTACGGGACCGTGCTGATCAAGGCGTCCCTCATTCTGGATCATCTGTCTTCGAGCAATGGTCCCCAGTCCCTCCAATCCATTGCAAAAGAAACGGGACTGACCAGCTCGACTGCCCTCAAGATCCTTGATACGCTGGTTCTCATCGGCTATGTACAGAAGGATCCTGAGCTGAAACGATTCAGCCTCGGGCCATCCATCATCAAATATGCCCTGAAGGCACTGAGTCAGCTCGATATCAAACAGATTGCCCAGCCCCATCTCGAAGCGTTCCAGGCGCGGACGAACGAAACGGTCCACCTTGGGATACTCGACCACATCCATGTTGTCTATGTGGCAAAGATCGAAAGTCAAAACCCCGTCTGTCTGTATTCCAAAGTAGGGAAAAACATCCCGCTCTACTGCTCTGCCATGGGAAAAGCGATCCTTGCCGATCAGAGCGATGAGGAAATCAGGCGCTACCTGAATTCCATCGAGATGGTGAGGATGACGGACAATACGATCACCACTCATGAAGGATTTTTCGACGAAATTGAAAAGGTGCGTGCCCAGGGGTATGCATTTGACGATAGTGAGCACGAAAATGAAGTATTTTGCGTAGGGACGGCCATCACGACCTCGGGCGGCAAGAACGTCGGGGCGATCAGCGTCAGTGTTCCCACCTATCGCCTCACAGACGAAGTATTGCAGAACCTGATCAAAGAAGTCGAGACGTGCCGGAACAATATCCTGAATGATCTCGAATAA
- a CDS encoding ABC transporter substrate-binding protein, translated as MRKWKVSLLVVVSFVLLFMTACSNSEKSSSDKKKLQFFVSGDNVEGAALATMSKKYTEETGVEIEVVDVPFSDMATRITNMVQAGNPPALARTAEFNPIWSDSLADLSSTLKDKNVREDLAIKDDGKIKAIPIDFTAVGLFINKDLFDKAGVKYPTSGDDVWTWDEFVSALKTVTEKTDAKYGMVMDQSEHRLSTLLYQFGSKGFYEENGKYTTNPETKKGLEYFVKLNDDKIMPKAVWAAGEDPSSMFKSGQVAAYYSGVWQVKDFEKNIKNFEWASVQMPYETVRSTNFGGNYMVKFEGSGVEKETQKFIDWLYTKENYEELAGLGGYLPVVQDAEVDYGVGEAGTHAYEVYNEEISSTAKVAAKSKSERDTMQLTSEKIANNVLRDNMIKTLNGEQSIDDTIKTVEQKYTDAYVK; from the coding sequence GTGAGAAAATGGAAGGTCAGTTTGCTTGTAGTTGTATCATTTGTACTTTTGTTCATGACGGCATGTTCAAACTCTGAGAAATCATCTTCGGATAAGAAGAAGCTTCAGTTCTTCGTTTCCGGTGATAACGTCGAAGGTGCTGCGCTTGCGACCATGTCGAAGAAGTATACGGAAGAAACAGGGGTGGAGATCGAAGTCGTGGATGTGCCGTTCAGTGATATGGCGACACGGATCACGAACATGGTACAGGCAGGGAATCCTCCTGCACTGGCACGTACGGCAGAATTCAATCCGATCTGGAGTGATTCACTGGCAGATCTCAGCTCTACACTGAAGGATAAAAACGTAAGGGAAGACCTTGCGATTAAAGATGACGGCAAGATCAAAGCCATTCCAATCGATTTCACGGCAGTCGGTCTCTTCATCAATAAAGACCTGTTTGACAAGGCAGGTGTGAAGTACCCGACATCAGGTGATGATGTGTGGACATGGGATGAATTTGTAAGCGCTTTAAAGACAGTGACTGAAAAAACGGATGCCAAATACGGGATGGTCATGGATCAATCCGAGCACCGTCTGAGCACCTTGCTCTATCAGTTTGGAAGCAAAGGATTCTACGAAGAGAATGGAAAGTACACTACGAATCCTGAAACGAAAAAAGGCCTTGAATATTTCGTGAAGCTGAACGACGACAAAATCATGCCGAAAGCCGTTTGGGCTGCGGGTGAAGATCCATCTTCCATGTTCAAGAGCGGACAGGTGGCAGCGTACTACTCAGGTGTATGGCAAGTAAAAGATTTCGAGAAGAACATCAAGAATTTTGAATGGGCAAGCGTCCAGATGCCTTATGAAACGGTCCGCTCTACAAACTTCGGTGGAAACTACATGGTGAAATTCGAAGGGTCCGGAGTGGAGAAAGAAACACAGAAATTCATCGACTGGCTTTATACGAAAGAAAACTATGAAGAGCTTGCAGGTCTCGGCGGATATCTTCCGGTTGTCCAAGATGCAGAAGTGGACTACGGTGTAGGCGAAGCAGGAACACATGCGTATGAAGTATACAACGAAGAGATCAGCTCTACGGCCAAGGTAGCTGCCAAGTCAAAATCAGAACGCGATACGATGCAATTGACTTCTGAAAAAATTGCCAATAACGTGCTCCGCGACAACATGATCAAGACGTTGAACGGCGAGCAATCCATCGATGACACCATCAAGACGGTGGAGCAAAAGTACACTGATGCGTATGTGAAGTAA